In Candidatus Babeliales bacterium, the following proteins share a genomic window:
- the rpsP gene encoding 30S ribosomal protein S16 codes for MAVKIRMSRLGKKNAPYFRIVAVDSRKKRDGAFLEDLGTYNPTTGEVLQFHFERITDWLGKGAVPSDTVKRLYKEHKKSASATAQ; via the coding sequence ATGGCAGTAAAAATACGCATGTCGCGTCTGGGCAAGAAAAATGCTCCTTATTTTCGTATCGTAGCGGTTGATTCTCGTAAAAAGCGTGATGGCGCGTTTCTCGAAGATTTGGGTACTTACAATCCAACAACAGGCGAAGTTCTTCAATTCCACTTTGAACGTATAACTGACTGGCTTGGCAAAGGCGCTGTTCCTTCAGATACGGTTAAGAGACTGTACAAAGAGCACAAGAAGAGTGCTTCTGCGACTGCTCAATAG
- a CDS encoding KH domain-containing protein, which produces MLKQLIEHVVSKLVDKPEVVKVEVFHEDARVLIELKVHEDDFKRVIGKEGRVIKAIRSVAQVITPEGKEVVVDVVQ; this is translated from the coding sequence ATGTTAAAACAATTGATTGAGCATGTGGTGAGTAAACTCGTTGATAAGCCCGAAGTGGTTAAAGTGGAAGTTTTCCACGAAGATGCACGCGTACTTATCGAGTTGAAAGTCCATGAGGACGATTTTAAGAGAGTAATTGGCAAAGAGGGGCGCGTGATTAAAGCGATTCGCTCTGTTGCGCAAGTTATTACTCCCGAAGGCAAAGAAGTCGTCGTCGACGTTGTACAATAA